ccgtgctcagcaacaagagaagccatcgcaatgagaagcctgtgtaccacaacgaagagtagcccccgctcgccgcaactagagaaagcccgtgcgcagcaacaaagacccaacgcagccaaatagaaataaatgaaataaatacatttattaaaaaaaaaaaaaaagaagaagaacagcaGGGTGGGTTTGGAACTTGGTCATCTGGCAGAGTAGGCCTGAGGATAAATAAACCTAGACCAGACAGCATGGGGAGTTTCCTCCCCCACCACTGTGAGCCAGGATTGGGCTTCTGCTAGGTGAGTACAGGGCACACAGGGACTGGAGGGTGTGTGCAAGTGAGTGATTGTAACTGGTCAGGACACGACGGGGGGAGCGTGGGTGAAAGTGGTCCAGTCCATGGACTGTAGGTCTGGGCATGAAGACCTTTGCCATTCAACTTTGGTCCGCGGACCGGCAGCAccagcatctcctgggagctttgagtaatgcagactctcaggccacTGAAACCCATTGaattggaatctgcatttttaagggattcccaggtgattcctgTCTATATGCCAGTTTGTGGAGCGCCGGCAGAAGAATGTTTGGAATTGGGAAGCTAGAAGGGATGAACTGGAAAGCTAGGAGGTGATGATCGGAGTGTGGGCGGCTTGAACTTGAGGTGGTGGAGAGTGTACCTGACGGCAGCAAAGAGGGCTAGCGCAGGGAGACAtcccccccatctccccacccccggcACCAGCTTCCAGGCTGGGCGCTTTAGGTAGGAAGAAGCCAAGGGCTCTCGGGCATTAGGACCCCAAATTAGGCCTCACCTCCCCAAGTTAGTGAGTTCGACTCCCATCCCAGTAGCTGGTAATTTACGGTTTAttgaatttccttaatttttgttttctttttaagacttGCAAAAGTAGAGCGAAcccctttatttctctttggggTAGTCTAGTATGGCTCCCCGCTCCGATCCGTCGCAGTGGGACAGGccaccctgcctccctccccctgcaATCCTCCGGACGGGTGAGAGGACAGGTTTTGCATTCAGGCAAAAGAAATCGCTCCCCGAGCATACAGTACAGGGCGAGATGGTGGCGACCGTGGGGCGTGGCAGAGCGATTAGTACGGCCTGAGCCCTGCGTGCTCTGCGCGCTGCGGACTCTTTGCGTCTGCGTAGTTCACTCAACTCCTTTTCTGCCTCCGCTGCGGCGATGGCGCCAGTGGTTAGTATGGCTCCGTGTGAGGCCTCGGCTCTGGGGAGAGGCACGTGGGCCTCGCCGGCCCGGCCCCTGCCTGGCTCGCGGTGCACGGCTCTCTGCAGCATTCTGCCGGGGCCGGGCTAGCGGGCCGGCCGGAGCAGGCTGGGGCGGCCGCCGGGCCCCGCACATTGTGGGCGGAGGAGGCCGCGGCCCGAGGCGTGAGGGGCAGACCCGGGACTCTCGGAGGCCGCGGCTTGGGCTTGGGCCCCTGCCTGCGCGGCCAGCGGGGAGCTGGGAGCCTGAGACTGCAGCCTGGGTCGGTCAGCGGCCCTTGGAGCCCGGCCGGCGTGAGGCAGCCGAGGCCTGGGCCTGGTTACCTGGGCGGAAGGCGGGGAAGGAGGGGACCCGGCGCCCTTGGTGACCGGTGGAAAGGTCCACGGAAGGTGGCGTGGCCGGCCTGTGTTCAGAGGGAGGCCCGGGTTAGAGGAGCCTTCCGCGTCTGCGGAGGAAGTTCAGTCTTCAGGGTGCAGCTCTACAGTCCCTTTTAGGGGTCGGGGGAGGGCCCGGTTCCATTCGCTCTCAGCCAGGCTGGGACTGGGCCCTCGCGCGGCGCCCTCGCGTCACTCCGGCTGCAGATCTGGGAGGAAGTTTTCCTACCCTCCTCCTTTGCTGGGACGCCCTTGGGAACAGTTTCGGCTCCTCTCCGTTTTTCTGCCTGGGTGGGCTTGTAAGACTTCTGGGCGTGTGTATGCTTTTGGTTTAAAACCACGGTGGGAGGTACGGAGAGCATTGCCGGCAGGTCTTTTATTTGCTGATTGTATATTTCTGGGACTAGATTTTTGAAGCAGCCCCTTTGATTGTTACTAGGAAGAcgtgttgggggggggggaagtgactTGTTGAAAGCTGAATGTTTGAAAAATTGACCCAGTGAATACAGGTTTTAGGTGGAGTTTTTTGAGACATGAAGAGAGGTAAGACGGATTCTTGGAAAAGTCTGTTTAGATTCTGAAAGGCTTTTTCAAGTGCACCTGCGGGTAAGTAGGTTGTCCAAATGCTTTTCCTAACGGTGTTACACTTGTAGACGGAGAAGAATCATAGGAGGTTTTTTCTGAGAGTGAAGAGGCTGGAATCTTGCAGTTAAACTAGTGCTTTGAAAGTGCTAGATGAAATCAGTCAAAAGGCCAGGAATTGTCGCCATTAATGTTATAATTAGAACCTAAGTTTTAGCTTTATCCTTGTCCCAGCTGGGGTTAGACGGGCTGCTAGGATGTGTAGTTCTGGTCGCTGTCCTGAGAAGGTAGATGAGACAGGACGAAGGGAAAACGGCTAAACTGGATCAGGACCCGAGTCTGGAAAGTGAGGACACGAATTTGTTGCAGATTAAAGTTGTTTTGGGTCCGCAAGGCATGTGCATGCCTGTGTCTTAATCCTGGAAGAAAACGAATGAGTATTCCTTtaactttattttggaaattttagggCAAATAAGAGGAGACGTTCATTTCATTGTAGTTCATAAGCTAACAGACCTCCATGCTCATAGAAACTGGCGAGGCTGGAAAGTGTACATGGGTCAGGAGTGCTAGCATGATTTCCCCTTCAAGAGGGCATGACCCCCGGTTTGTAGAGCAGCATCTTGAGTGTGATCCGGCGTCCGCTCGTGGCGCCTTTGCGGGGGAACACAGTTTCATGGTTTTTGTATTTGCATGTACTTTTACGATTCTagtagttttgcttttgttgagtttttttttggaCTGGTTATGCCTTCATCTCTGTTATCATTTGTATACTTTTCTTAGAAAAAGCTTGTGGTGAAGGGGggcaaaaaaaagaagcaggtccTGAAGTTTACTCTTGACTGTACCCATCCTGTAGAAGATGGAATCATGGATGCGGCCAATTTTGTAAGTTACACCCTTGATGTCACCCTGGGCAGTAGTGAACCCTTTGAGTTGTTGCTGAGAAGACCTCCTGGAGCGTGCTTGCTGGCTGGCCCTGGCTACTCTGCTCTTCTGGCTCTACTGTTTGACCCTGGAGCTTTGTCTAGTTCTGCTTCTCACCCTTGCTTTCCTGTGTAGCAGTTGTGAGGAGTAAAGGAGATGCGCTCTAGCACATCAGTGCCAGAGAACTACCTCATCGTCATCTTCTTCAGTTTCCAAAAatgattttacttaaaatttactAGGAAACAGGCAAACCTTTGCACTTGAGTGTGTTTTAAGTGTAAGCTGTGGGCCCTGACCCTCAGGGCCAAGGGGGTGCCTGTGACCTGGGCCTGATGCTTGGCTCTGGGGCCTTGGACAGATGGCAGCATCTCcttgagttttctcttttattaagcACCAGAGCTTCAGTGTTTCTGTGAGAATATCCTGTTTGCTGATTTGTAATTGGAGCTTGGTTCTTTTTAGGCCTTGCTCTGTACAGATTTTTTACCCTCATGTTGGCCCCATTCCCCAATATTCCTCTATTTCACATAAGTCTAGAAAAATTAACCTCATTGTCACCTTTTTGACTCTGCAACTTGGTTGTGGCATTTTACTGTTTTCCTCTCCGATAGCCAAGCTTGGGGGAATTCAGGAATATTGTGCAGAACCCTAAATTGACATTTTCTCTTTAGTCTCCAGAAGGTCAACTACTGCAAGATAAACATTACAAcaagaataattttcaaataaaaaaattaaaggtttgGCTTACAGCCACTACTTACAAAGCGTGGAATTCGGGTAACCTGTAGTTCACTACCCTCTGGTAGATGCCTTTTGTGTCCTGGCCTGTCCTGCAAGAAGTCCTTCACTTGACTCCTTAGTTCCTTCTCCAGCCAATGACTTCTTGCTTTTCTCCGTGGCCTCTTTTCCCTCGTAACTTGTGGCTTCTTCCAGTTTGTGTCTGGGatgttcccttcttccttcctccctctgtacTCATCTGTGTATGTGACTGTCTTCCTCCTAGACGCCTCCTGAGGATAGAAAACACGAGTCATTTATGAGTCTGAGATGCAAAGGTCAGGATTTCTGACctaatccccccccccccccccccccgccgccaacCTGTCGCCAGTTAACATATTGTGTATTGGAGTTTTTAAATAGAGGACTGTAGGAGTTGGGAGCTGAAGGGACTTCGTAGCATTGCAATagcaagaaaaccaaaaaagagtCCTCCTTTTTGGTCAGAGACTCCTGAAACCCATGGAAGTGAATGACCAGCCCAGGCTTCCACGGGGATTTGCCCAGAGTTCATCTCTGGGCTCCTAGGCCACTGTCCCTTCTGCTGTTCGGTGATGGTGCACGTGGCCCCTCAGCAGATCTGTAATTGTTTTGGTCACTGTATGTTTTTGTTCCTTCTGCTGGATTGAAGACCTATTTTCTCTTATCACACAGAGGACAATGCTTTATATGTCTTAGGTCCAGAAGTTGCTTGTCACTTTGGTTGCCTGTATCTTGTAAGTTTGGGCCTGGGTTTCCTGACTACTCTCTCCCGAGACCCAGGAGTCAGAGCCTTGCATGGCGTAGAGGCACATTGAGCATATGTGTGGAAGTAGTCATGTATGTTCATGCTAGGATGTTTTCAGTTACATATGTAAACAGTTGAATACCATCTTCTAATTGCTGTTCCTAGATTTCAGATCTTTGgccaaagattttctttttttttaagattgaataTTTAATGAACTATATATGCTTAGAGTTAGGAgtataaagaaaatgagatgggTGAACTGGTCAATTTGATGATTTCTACAGGAGCAGTTTCTTCAGGAAAGAATCAAAGTGAATGGAAAAGCTGGGAATCTCGGAGGAGGTGTTGTAACAATCGAAAGAAGCAAAAGCAAGATCACTGTAACTTCCGAGGTGCCTTTTTCCAAAAGGTATGGGAAAGAGATGAGCGTTTCTTGCCTGCATCCTAGCACTAAGATTCCCACCCCCACCTTGGCCAGGGATGTTACTCCACCTTGAGTAATCTGCTCTGTGGTTACCTCTGTTAACCTCTGGAGCAGTGTCCAGTGTAGGGggtggtggatgaatggatgaatgttaTGG
This sequence is a window from Globicephala melas chromosome 1, mGloMel1.2, whole genome shotgun sequence. Protein-coding genes within it:
- the RPL22 gene encoding large ribosomal subunit protein eL22; translated protein: MAPVKKLVVKGGKKKKQVLKFTLDCTHPVEDGIMDAANFEQFLQERIKVNGKAGNLGGGVVTIERSKSKITVTSEVPFSKRYLKYLTKKYLKKNNLRDWLRVVANSKESYELRYFQINQDEEEEEDED